The following proteins are encoded in a genomic region of Burkholderia cepacia:
- a CDS encoding putative porin, whose product MIRKMNGRGGVPRNGVLPARLSRVGAAVLTLGLTCASAAHGQSLEAQAASGKAAPTESVVINLINLLVKRGVLTQQNANELISEARTEAVQARSARASGAPVVAGGVVNPPTQPGDVAVPYVPQLVRDQIRDQVKQEVIAQAKAENWAQPNTFPDWVSRIKLDGDMRVRDEYHFYGSRNANNVTNFAAINQGGGFDINSNTNTTQLPTQNTTQNRNNLLRYRARLGVTATLSDDMIAGLQLASGNDNGPVSTTGTAGGGWGKKNIWLNKAFFAYRPTSWLNLTAGRFDNPFFKSDLVFSDDLMMDGLAANLRHALPWNPDVTLFGTLGVFPIQYTSENFPSNSTEKAGSDTKWMFGAQFGADWKIDAKNRLRGAVAYYDFQNMRGTLSSPCALYLGATSCSTDNEAPTFMQGGNTLIALRNIVQNPNLAPGMTPQPQLFGLAYNYRLLDLKAQWETVVADRFKLRLDGEYVRNLAYNDNKAFAAASLPVNNYESTSVNATRADYRSGPNGFLAKATIGEPEPREKGQWNFSIAYKYLQPDAVLDAFNDPDFHLGGTNARGYVIGAAYAVARDTWVSARYLSSKEVYGPPVSIDVLQIELNARF is encoded by the coding sequence ATGATTCGGAAGATGAACGGACGGGGTGGGGTGCCCCGCAATGGCGTGCTGCCCGCGCGCCTGTCGCGTGTCGGCGCGGCGGTGCTGACACTCGGGCTGACGTGCGCGTCTGCCGCGCACGGGCAATCGCTCGAGGCGCAGGCGGCATCGGGGAAGGCCGCGCCGACGGAAAGCGTGGTGATCAACCTGATCAACCTGCTCGTGAAACGCGGCGTGCTCACGCAGCAGAACGCGAACGAGCTGATCAGCGAGGCGCGCACGGAAGCCGTGCAGGCGCGGTCGGCGCGCGCATCGGGCGCACCGGTCGTGGCGGGCGGCGTGGTCAACCCACCGACGCAGCCGGGCGACGTTGCGGTGCCGTACGTGCCGCAGCTCGTGCGCGACCAGATCCGCGACCAGGTGAAGCAGGAAGTGATCGCGCAGGCGAAGGCCGAGAACTGGGCGCAGCCGAACACGTTCCCCGACTGGGTGTCGCGCATCAAGCTCGACGGCGACATGCGCGTGCGCGACGAATATCATTTCTACGGCAGTCGCAACGCGAACAACGTCACGAACTTCGCGGCGATCAACCAGGGCGGCGGGTTCGACATCAATTCGAACACCAACACGACACAGCTGCCGACGCAGAACACCACGCAGAACCGCAACAACCTGCTGCGCTACCGTGCGCGGCTCGGCGTGACGGCGACGCTGTCCGACGACATGATCGCCGGCCTCCAGCTCGCGAGCGGCAACGACAATGGCCCCGTTTCCACGACGGGAACGGCCGGGGGGGGCTGGGGGAAGAAGAACATCTGGCTGAACAAGGCGTTCTTCGCGTACCGGCCGACATCGTGGCTGAATCTGACGGCCGGCCGTTTCGACAATCCGTTCTTCAAGTCGGATCTCGTGTTCTCCGACGACCTGATGATGGACGGGTTGGCCGCGAACCTGCGCCATGCGCTGCCGTGGAATCCGGACGTCACGCTGTTCGGCACGCTCGGCGTGTTCCCGATCCAGTACACGAGCGAGAACTTCCCGTCGAACAGCACCGAAAAGGCTGGCAGCGACACGAAGTGGATGTTCGGCGCCCAGTTCGGCGCGGACTGGAAGATCGATGCGAAGAACCGGCTGCGCGGTGCGGTCGCGTACTACGACTTCCAGAACATGCGCGGCACGCTGTCGTCGCCATGCGCGCTGTATCTCGGCGCGACGAGCTGCAGCACCGACAACGAGGCGCCCACGTTCATGCAGGGTGGCAACACGCTGATCGCGTTGCGCAACATCGTGCAGAACCCGAACCTCGCGCCGGGGATGACGCCGCAGCCGCAGCTCTTCGGGCTCGCGTACAACTACCGGCTGCTCGACCTGAAGGCGCAGTGGGAGACGGTCGTGGCCGACCGCTTCAAGCTGCGCCTCGACGGCGAATACGTGCGCAACCTCGCGTACAACGACAACAAGGCGTTCGCGGCGGCGTCGCTGCCGGTCAACAACTACGAATCGACGTCGGTGAACGCGACGCGTGCCGACTACCGCAGCGGCCCGAACGGCTTCCTCGCGAAGGCGACGATCGGCGAGCCGGAGCCGCGCGAGAAGGGCCAGTGGAATTTCTCGATCGCCTACAAGTACCTGCAGCCGGACGCGGTGCTCGACGCGTTCAACGATCCCGACTTCCATCTCGGCGGCACCAATGCGCGCGGCTACGTGATCGGCGCCGCGTATGCGGTCGCGCGCGACACGTGGGTGTCGGCCCGCTACCTGAGCTCGAAGGAAGTGTACGGGCCGCCGGTGTCGATCGACGTGCTGCAGATCGAGCTCAATGCTCGCTTCTGA
- a CDS encoding peptidylprolyl isomerase, protein MMTKMKMRAMVAGCLVLGAPFVAHAQDDVIANAAQASVTQADFAALLKTVSPEGRERLAADPAALDQAVRSTLAQKAVLAEAKAKGWDKQAQVQAAVEQAQREIVVRSYLASVSAPAADYPSDAELQSAYDKNRAAFTAPRALHVAQIYIAVPPNADAATLDKARKQAADLASRARSGDFAALAKANSQDKASAANGGDLGFVPDQLMVPAVRQAADALKPGQVSAPIQTPSGFHVVKLIEIRAAAPRPLADVKEQLRAMLRAQRTQQNAQAYLAKLAANAPINEDALKKALASAR, encoded by the coding sequence ATGATGACGAAGATGAAGATGCGGGCGATGGTGGCAGGCTGTCTCGTGCTGGGCGCGCCGTTCGTTGCGCACGCCCAGGACGACGTGATCGCGAACGCCGCGCAGGCGTCGGTGACGCAGGCCGACTTCGCGGCGCTGTTGAAGACGGTGAGCCCGGAAGGGCGCGAGCGCCTCGCGGCCGATCCGGCGGCGCTGGACCAGGCCGTGCGCTCGACGCTCGCGCAGAAGGCCGTGCTGGCCGAGGCGAAAGCGAAGGGCTGGGACAAGCAGGCGCAGGTGCAGGCGGCCGTCGAGCAGGCGCAGCGCGAGATCGTCGTGCGCAGCTATCTGGCGTCGGTGAGCGCGCCGGCGGCCGATTACCCGTCGGACGCGGAGCTTCAATCCGCGTATGACAAGAACCGCGCGGCGTTCACGGCGCCGCGCGCGCTCCACGTCGCGCAGATCTACATCGCGGTGCCGCCGAACGCGGACGCCGCGACGCTCGACAAGGCGCGCAAGCAGGCGGCCGATCTCGCGAGCCGCGCGCGCAGCGGCGATTTCGCGGCGCTGGCGAAGGCGAATTCGCAGGACAAGGCGAGCGCCGCGAACGGCGGCGATCTCGGCTTCGTGCCCGATCAGCTGATGGTGCCGGCGGTCCGGCAGGCGGCCGACGCACTGAAGCCGGGTCAGGTCTCCGCGCCGATCCAGACGCCGTCAGGCTTTCACGTCGTGAAGCTGATCGAGATACGCGCGGCCGCGCCGCGCCCGCTGGCCGACGTGAAGGAGCAACTGCGCGCGATGCTGCGCGCGCAGCGTACGCAGCAGAATGCACAGGCGTATCTCGCGAAGCTGGCGGCGAACGCGCCGATCAACGAAGACGCGCTGAAGAAAGCGCTCGCATCCGCCCGGTAG
- a CDS encoding Do family serine endopeptidase — translation MKAGRQTGRATMLRTMAGVLAFACACACAAAQSAERPGQAGAASPTVVLPNFAALVRRVGPAVVNISVTREVTQMGIQLPPGIAPDHPLAPFLARRVIGNREEVSLGSGFIVSADGVILTNRHVVGDAVAVDVKLTDKRQFKGRVIGSDPVSDVAVIRIDAHNLPVVATGDPARTEVGDWVMAIGSPYGFANTVTQGIVSAKSRSLPGERAIPFIQTDVPINPGNSGGPLFDLGGRVIAINSMIFSKTGGYQGLAFAIPIDIALDVKDQLLRTGKVTRGRLGVALQEVSQALARSFGLASPDGALITMVEPDGPAAHAGLQAGDVVLAVDGKPVAESADLLGTVAGMRAGRQADLLVWRAGRPMHVIATVGAFDSGTASAGGEQGPARFGLALRAATEQERQRLGVGQALVVEQASGQAARAGLQPGDVVLSVNGTPVASIGALMAEIDAARGNVALLVQRGGTRLYVPIEIG, via the coding sequence ATGAAAGCGGGCAGGCAGACAGGCCGGGCGACGATGTTGCGGACCATGGCGGGCGTGCTCGCATTCGCGTGCGCTTGTGCTTGCGCGGCGGCCCAGTCCGCGGAACGGCCCGGGCAGGCCGGCGCGGCATCGCCGACCGTCGTGCTGCCCAACTTCGCCGCGCTGGTCCGGCGCGTCGGCCCGGCCGTCGTCAACATCAGCGTCACGCGCGAAGTCACGCAGATGGGCATTCAGCTTCCGCCCGGTATCGCGCCCGATCATCCGCTCGCGCCGTTTCTCGCGCGGCGCGTGATCGGTAACCGCGAGGAAGTGAGTCTCGGCTCCGGTTTCATCGTCAGTGCGGACGGCGTGATCCTGACCAACCGGCACGTGGTCGGCGACGCGGTCGCCGTCGACGTGAAGCTGACCGACAAGCGGCAGTTCAAGGGGCGCGTGATCGGCAGCGATCCCGTGTCCGACGTCGCGGTGATTCGCATCGACGCGCACAACCTGCCGGTCGTCGCGACCGGCGACCCCGCGCGCACGGAGGTCGGCGACTGGGTGATGGCGATCGGGTCGCCGTACGGGTTCGCGAACACGGTCACGCAGGGCATCGTCAGCGCGAAATCGCGTTCGTTGCCCGGCGAGCGCGCGATTCCGTTCATCCAGACCGACGTGCCGATCAATCCCGGCAATTCCGGCGGCCCGCTGTTCGACCTCGGCGGCCGCGTGATCGCGATCAACTCGATGATTTTCTCGAAGACGGGCGGCTACCAGGGGCTCGCGTTCGCGATTCCGATCGATATCGCGCTCGACGTGAAGGACCAGTTGCTGCGCACCGGCAAGGTCACGCGCGGCCGGCTCGGCGTCGCGTTGCAGGAAGTGAGCCAGGCGCTCGCGCGCTCGTTCGGCCTGGCGAGCCCGGACGGCGCGCTGATCACGATGGTCGAGCCGGATGGCCCGGCCGCGCACGCGGGCCTGCAGGCGGGCGACGTCGTGCTGGCGGTCGACGGCAAGCCGGTCGCCGAATCGGCCGACCTGCTCGGCACGGTCGCAGGCATGCGGGCCGGGCGGCAGGCCGACCTGCTCGTGTGGCGGGCGGGACGGCCGATGCACGTGATCGCGACGGTCGGCGCATTCGACAGCGGCACGGCATCGGCCGGCGGCGAACAGGGGCCCGCGCGGTTCGGGCTCGCGCTGCGCGCGGCGACCGAGCAGGAGCGCCAGCGGCTCGGCGTCGGCCAGGCGCTCGTCGTCGAACAGGCGAGCGGCCAGGCCGCGCGCGCGGGCTTGCAGCCCGGCGACGTCGTGCTGTCGGTCAACGGCACGCCGGTCGCGAGCATCGGCGCGCTGATGGCCGAGATCGACGCCGCGCGCGGCAACGTCGCACTGCTCGTCCAGCGCGGCGGCACGCGGCTGTATGTGCCGATCGAGATCGGGTGA
- a CDS encoding ShlB/FhaC/HecB family hemolysin secretion/activation protein — protein sequence MPPRVDRKSRERWRLNCRCLAGAVLAGGLSVAPGIHAQEAAPAAKAAPAAPQSFDVNAFVVRGNTTLPALEIEKAVYPFEGPGRTLADVNAARDALQKAYQDRGYQSVVVELPQQQVKNGVILLMVTEAKVGRLRVDGAKYNSPQNIRDAVPALAEGQVPDFNQAQQQLTDLNRSADRQVIPVLKPGALPQTVDVDLKVDDHSPLHGSLELNNDNSPGTSTLRTTASLSYSNLWQLGHVISGTYVIAPQHPNDARVYAFSYLAPIKDSRWSFLATVVHSDSNVASVGNTNVLGKGTTYGFTAIYSLPASETYAHSVSIEIDRKHYDEDVSLPGQGGSTAPLTYVPVTLSYNGQLSLKNSQTSFSASLTTNIRGLGSDWGAWDNKRYNATPDFVYGKFDVNHTQRFANDMQANAHVNAQISNSPLVSSEQFAAGGMNSVRGYMQAENTADSGVIASLELRSPSLAKWLGGAVGSRLNEWRFHAFFDAAHLWLLSPLPEQTSRFNLMSVGVGTRLQIMKYASADFEAGWPLKAGVYTRQYSPRFDFYVRLGF from the coding sequence ATGCCGCCGAGAGTAGACCGCAAGTCACGCGAACGATGGCGGCTGAATTGCCGATGCCTGGCTGGCGCCGTGCTGGCCGGAGGGTTGAGCGTCGCGCCGGGCATTCATGCGCAGGAGGCCGCGCCGGCCGCGAAGGCGGCACCGGCCGCACCGCAGTCGTTCGACGTGAATGCCTTCGTGGTGCGCGGCAACACGACGTTGCCGGCACTCGAGATCGAGAAGGCCGTGTATCCGTTCGAAGGGCCCGGCCGCACGCTCGCCGACGTGAACGCGGCGCGCGATGCGTTGCAGAAAGCGTACCAGGATCGCGGCTATCAGTCGGTCGTTGTCGAGCTGCCGCAGCAGCAGGTGAAGAACGGCGTGATCCTGCTGATGGTGACCGAGGCGAAGGTCGGGCGCCTGCGCGTGGACGGCGCGAAATACAACTCGCCGCAGAACATCCGCGATGCGGTGCCGGCGCTCGCCGAAGGCCAGGTGCCCGATTTCAACCAGGCGCAACAGCAGCTCACCGACCTGAACCGCTCGGCCGACCGGCAGGTGATTCCGGTGCTGAAACCGGGCGCGCTGCCGCAGACGGTCGACGTCGACCTGAAGGTCGACGATCACAGCCCGCTGCACGGCTCGCTCGAACTGAACAACGACAACAGCCCCGGCACGTCGACGCTGCGCACGACCGCGAGCCTCAGCTATTCGAATCTCTGGCAACTCGGCCACGTGATTTCCGGCACCTACGTGATCGCGCCGCAGCATCCGAACGATGCGCGCGTCTACGCGTTCTCGTATCTCGCGCCGATCAAGGATTCGCGCTGGAGCTTCCTCGCGACGGTCGTGCATTCGGACAGCAACGTCGCGTCGGTCGGCAACACCAACGTGCTCGGCAAGGGCACCACGTACGGCTTCACCGCGATCTATTCGCTGCCGGCATCGGAGACCTACGCGCATTCGGTCAGCATCGAGATCGACCGCAAGCATTACGACGAAGACGTGTCGCTGCCGGGCCAGGGCGGCTCGACGGCGCCGCTCACCTACGTGCCGGTCACGCTGTCGTACAACGGCCAGTTGAGCCTGAAGAATTCGCAGACCTCGTTCTCCGCGTCGTTGACGACGAACATCCGCGGCCTCGGCAGCGACTGGGGCGCATGGGACAACAAGCGCTACAACGCGACGCCCGATTTCGTGTACGGCAAGTTCGACGTGAACCACACGCAGCGCTTCGCGAACGACATGCAGGCCAATGCGCACGTGAACGCGCAGATCTCGAACTCGCCGCTCGTGTCGAGCGAGCAGTTCGCCGCGGGCGGGATGAACAGCGTGCGCGGCTACATGCAGGCCGAGAACACGGCCGACAGCGGCGTGATCGCATCGCTCGAGCTGCGCAGCCCGTCGCTCGCGAAGTGGCTGGGCGGTGCGGTCGGCAGCCGCCTGAACGAATGGCGCTTCCACGCATTTTTCGACGCGGCGCACCTGTGGCTGTTGAGCCCGCTGCCGGAGCAGACGTCGCGCTTCAACCTGATGAGCGTCGGCGTCGGCACGCGGTTGCAGATCATGAAATACGCGAGCGCGGATTTCGAGGCCGGCTGGCCGTTGAAGGCGGGGGTCTATACGCGGCAATACAGCCCACGGTTCGATTTCTACGTGAGGCTGGGGTTCTGA
- a CDS encoding energy transducer TonB family protein encodes MEMTYNGGPPQKGPGRFVKPVAIALVLAGLAALIWHFAGDTAGVKRVSAPQVTTVIPLPPPPPPPKQKPPPEKVKEEVKTPVDRPTIAPKPSEAPKPSDNQPKQMTMNADAQAGTDSFGIGAGDGSGMIGSGGGGKFGNASYAQYMVYVLQRAIEQDKGVQEAGGARFAGSLNLWMDASGRITKVTIAQSTGDAKIDTAVVAAVEALGRVDEVPPPATSYPVLVKLQGRKPA; translated from the coding sequence ATGGAAATGACCTATAACGGCGGCCCGCCGCAGAAAGGCCCCGGCCGCTTCGTGAAGCCGGTGGCGATCGCGCTCGTGCTCGCGGGGCTGGCCGCGCTGATCTGGCATTTCGCGGGCGATACCGCGGGCGTGAAGCGCGTGAGCGCGCCGCAGGTGACGACGGTGATCCCGTTGCCGCCGCCCCCGCCGCCGCCGAAACAGAAGCCGCCGCCCGAGAAGGTGAAGGAAGAGGTCAAGACGCCGGTCGACCGGCCGACGATCGCGCCGAAGCCGTCCGAGGCGCCGAAGCCGTCGGACAACCAGCCGAAGCAGATGACGATGAATGCCGATGCGCAGGCCGGCACCGACAGCTTCGGCATCGGCGCGGGCGACGGCTCGGGAATGATCGGCAGCGGCGGGGGCGGCAAGTTCGGCAATGCGAGCTACGCGCAATACATGGTGTACGTGCTGCAACGCGCGATCGAGCAGGACAAGGGCGTGCAGGAGGCGGGCGGCGCGCGTTTCGCTGGCAGCCTGAACCTGTGGATGGATGCGTCGGGGCGGATCACGAAGGTGACGATCGCGCAGTCGACCGGCGACGCGAAGATCGACACGGCTGTCGTCGCGGCAGTGGAAGCGCTCGGCAGGGTCGATGAAGTCCCGCCGCCGGCGACGTCGTATCCGGTGCTCGTCAAGCTCCAGGGCCGCAAGCCGGCATGA
- a CDS encoding DUF2341 domain-containing protein, translating to MKRVLFFLLAVMLGVLPGIANAWWQNDWSYRKAITIDASPKGANLAESAGRVPLLIRLHSGNFQFDGLADNGADIRFVAADDKTPLNFHVEQYDPVLGVALIWVDVPKMPAGAAESIWMYYGNKKAPDGGRPAETFDADYTLVYHFNGAAGAPPKDATAYGNNAQNASFRTVEDGIVGKGARFDGTGSLTLPASASLNVPAGGSFTFSAWVKPSALAANTLLYSRRDGANALLIGLDNGVPFAEVQGAAGNPAPVRTPAAPPVAANQWTYLAVTADGKNLTVYVNGKQAAQVAATLPALNGAATIGADASGAPAGFAAYAGALDELRLSKIARSPAAIAVDALAQGSESKLVAYGADEKQSGFGFGYFGVIVQSVTVDAWVVIAILLGMALVSWIVMWTKARYVGTVDKANQYFVQRFREVAGRHLVGLAHVDEASADGRRLYQSSLYRLYKAGVHEIHSRVDGNGRTVITSESIEAIRASMDATLVRENQRLSKSMVLLTIAISGGPFLGLLGTVVGVMITFAAIAAAGDVNVNAIAPGIAAALLATVTGLFVAIPALFGYNYLLIRNKNVTANMQVFVDEFVTRLAEAHRAPDHAVLAD from the coding sequence GTGAAGCGAGTCTTGTTTTTCCTGTTGGCGGTGATGCTTGGCGTGCTGCCCGGCATCGCGAACGCATGGTGGCAGAACGACTGGTCGTACCGGAAGGCGATCACGATCGACGCGAGCCCGAAAGGCGCGAACCTCGCGGAGTCGGCCGGCCGCGTGCCGCTGCTGATCCGCCTGCATTCGGGCAACTTCCAGTTCGACGGGCTGGCCGACAACGGCGCGGACATCCGATTCGTCGCCGCCGACGACAAGACGCCGCTGAATTTCCACGTCGAGCAATACGATCCCGTGCTCGGCGTCGCCCTGATCTGGGTCGACGTGCCGAAGATGCCGGCCGGCGCCGCGGAGTCGATCTGGATGTACTACGGCAACAAGAAGGCGCCGGACGGCGGCCGGCCGGCCGAAACGTTCGATGCCGACTACACGCTCGTCTACCACTTCAACGGCGCGGCCGGCGCACCGCCGAAGGATGCGACCGCGTACGGCAACAACGCGCAGAACGCGTCGTTCCGCACGGTCGAGGACGGCATCGTCGGCAAGGGCGCGCGGTTCGACGGCACGGGCTCGCTGACGTTGCCGGCAAGCGCATCGTTGAATGTGCCGGCCGGCGGCAGCTTCACGTTCAGCGCATGGGTGAAGCCGTCGGCGCTGGCGGCGAACACGCTGCTGTACAGCCGCCGCGATGGCGCGAATGCACTGCTGATCGGCCTCGACAACGGCGTGCCGTTCGCGGAAGTCCAGGGCGCAGCCGGCAATCCGGCGCCGGTGCGCACGCCGGCCGCCCCGCCGGTCGCCGCGAACCAGTGGACCTACCTCGCCGTCACCGCCGATGGCAAGAACCTGACCGTCTACGTGAACGGCAAGCAGGCCGCGCAGGTCGCGGCGACGCTGCCCGCGCTGAACGGCGCGGCGACGATTGGCGCGGACGCCAGCGGCGCGCCGGCCGGGTTTGCCGCGTATGCGGGCGCGCTCGATGAACTGCGCCTGTCGAAGATCGCACGCTCGCCGGCCGCGATCGCCGTCGATGCGCTTGCGCAGGGTTCGGAATCGAAGCTCGTCGCGTACGGCGCCGACGAGAAGCAGTCGGGCTTCGGCTTCGGCTACTTCGGCGTGATCGTGCAGTCGGTGACCGTCGACGCGTGGGTCGTGATCGCGATCCTGCTCGGCATGGCGCTCGTGTCGTGGATCGTGATGTGGACCAAGGCGCGCTACGTCGGCACCGTCGACAAGGCCAACCAGTATTTCGTGCAGCGCTTTCGCGAAGTGGCCGGGCGCCACCTGGTCGGTCTCGCGCATGTCGACGAAGCGAGCGCCGACGGCCGCCGGCTGTACCAGTCGTCGCTGTACCGGCTGTACAAGGCCGGCGTGCATGAAATCCACAGCCGCGTGGACGGCAACGGCCGCACGGTGATCACGTCCGAATCGATCGAGGCGATCCGTGCGTCGATGGACGCGACGCTCGTGCGCGAGAACCAGCGGCTGTCGAAATCGATGGTGCTGCTGACGATCGCGATCTCGGGCGGCCCGTTCCTCGGCCTGCTCGGCACGGTGGTCGGCGTGATGATCACGTTCGCGGCGATCGCGGCGGCCGGCGACGTGAACGTCAACGCGATCGCGCCGGGGATCGCGGCCGCGCTGCTCGCGACGGTGACGGGCCTGTTCGTCGCGATTCCCGCGCTGTTTGGCTACAACTACCTGCTGATCCGCAACAAGAACGTGACCGCGAACATGCAGGTGTTCGTCGACGAATTCGTCACGCGTCTCGCCGAAGCGCATCGCGCGCCCGATCACGCGGTGCTGGCCGACTGA
- the cysC gene encoding adenylyl-sulfate kinase, with translation MKIDRCGFPNVVSSLSVDVARAARSASPQRAGGVLWLTGLSGAGKTTLADAVAERLRDRRVHPVVLDGDRLRTGLNRDLGFTVQDRFENVRRIAEVAALTSESGALAIVAVISPLAAMRDAARAIVGPAFREVYVSTPLACCEARDPKGLYAKARRGALPEFTGVSAPYEPPVEADLTIDTGRESLGACVDTLLQFATMQFGFQADVQAAMTRRG, from the coding sequence ATGAAGATCGATCGTTGCGGGTTTCCGAACGTCGTTTCGTCCTTATCGGTAGACGTGGCTCGCGCAGCGCGAAGTGCGTCGCCGCAGCGGGCCGGCGGGGTGTTGTGGCTCACGGGGTTGTCGGGCGCGGGCAAGACGACGCTGGCCGACGCGGTGGCGGAGCGACTGCGCGACCGGCGCGTGCATCCGGTGGTGCTCGACGGCGACCGGTTGCGGACGGGGCTGAATCGGGATCTCGGTTTTACGGTGCAGGATCGCTTCGAGAACGTGCGACGCATCGCCGAAGTCGCGGCGCTGACGAGCGAATCCGGTGCGCTGGCGATCGTCGCGGTCATTTCGCCGCTCGCGGCGATGCGCGATGCGGCGAGAGCGATCGTGGGGCCGGCATTCCGCGAAGTGTATGTGAGCACGCCGCTGGCCTGCTGCGAGGCGCGCGATCCGAAAGGGCTGTATGCGAAGGCGCGGCGCGGTGCGCTGCCGGAATTCACGGGCGTTTCGGCGCCGTACGAACCGCCGGTGGAAGCCGATCTCACGATCGATACCGGCCGCGAATCACTCGGGGCGTGCGTCGATACGCTGTTGCAATTCGCAACGATGCAGTTCGGTTTTCAAGCCGATGTGCAGGCGGCAATGACGCGCCGCGGCTGA
- a CDS encoding YbjN domain-containing protein, whose product MQDQQPNAGDERAAHDAPIEAISADRLADVLRRAGYRVTAAEQNGMVQLMSASQGIGFAVRFGNPAAALAPQGADAQLAALPYIDYTLSCVLQVQGELPVELVADWNRTKRFARLASHGQFLALEMDVVVAGGVSERYLRSTIELWDRLIQEFLLHLRNRPAMAEQEAAARAAAGERHGESAAAVAAGIEAAAQS is encoded by the coding sequence ATGCAAGACCAGCAACCGAACGCCGGCGACGAACGCGCGGCACACGATGCGCCGATCGAAGCGATCAGCGCCGACCGCCTGGCCGACGTGCTGCGCCGCGCGGGCTACCGCGTGACGGCGGCCGAGCAGAACGGCATGGTGCAACTGATGAGTGCGAGCCAGGGCATCGGCTTTGCGGTGCGCTTCGGCAATCCGGCTGCGGCGCTCGCGCCGCAGGGTGCCGACGCACAGCTCGCCGCGCTGCCGTACATCGATTACACGCTGTCGTGCGTGCTGCAGGTGCAGGGCGAATTGCCGGTCGAACTCGTCGCGGACTGGAACCGCACCAAGCGCTTCGCGCGTCTCGCGAGCCACGGGCAGTTTCTCGCGCTGGAGATGGACGTCGTCGTCGCGGGCGGCGTGTCCGAACGCTACCTGCGCTCGACGATCGAGCTGTGGGACCGGCTGATCCAGGAATTCCTGCTGCACCTGCGCAACCGCCCCGCGATGGCCGAGCAGGAAGCGGCGGCGCGTGCGGCGGCTGGTGAAAGGCATGGCGAATCGGCGGCCGCCGTAGCAGCCGGAATCGAGGCCGCCGCGCAGTCATGA
- a CDS encoding ExbD/TolR family protein — translation MQVQDDDKPYDDINITPMLDLAYVLLIIFIIMTTASVQGIKVDLPKASSSASLAKPKTKAITVADSGQVFLDAYPVTMDELESRLRTEKATNPEFPIVLKGDAAVQYQKVMDVLDLLRRLDLSQVGLVTGKAKQGG, via the coding sequence ATGCAGGTTCAGGACGACGACAAGCCGTACGACGACATCAACATCACGCCGATGCTCGACCTCGCGTACGTGCTGCTGATCATCTTCATCATCATGACGACCGCGTCGGTGCAGGGCATCAAGGTCGACCTGCCGAAGGCAAGCTCGTCCGCGAGTCTCGCGAAGCCGAAGACGAAGGCGATCACGGTCGCCGATTCGGGGCAGGTGTTCCTTGACGCGTACCCGGTGACGATGGACGAACTCGAAAGCCGGCTGCGCACCGAGAAGGCGACCAATCCGGAATTCCCGATCGTGCTGAAGGGCGATGCGGCCGTGCAGTACCAGAAAGTCATGGACGTGCTCGACCTGCTGCGCCGCCTCGACCTGTCGCAGGTCGGGCTCGTGACCGGCAAGGCGAAGCAGGGCGGCTGA
- a CDS encoding YbaB/EbfC family DNA-binding protein yields the protein MKRRQEWGARGWLRGIVVTCALVAAAAPAVAQTADVPPAWLRYGQLAGQQFQTWLEADGDAADRLHRYLETRVLNARADAPPPAIVVRAWIGANGAVTRVEFASLGDPDADATLRQLLMAGPLAESPPPDMLQPLRVRLRLAPNPDAQAAAPAAASAAARAP from the coding sequence ATGAAAAGAAGGCAGGAGTGGGGCGCACGCGGATGGCTGCGGGGAATCGTCGTTACGTGTGCGCTGGTTGCGGCGGCCGCGCCAGCCGTCGCGCAAACGGCCGACGTGCCGCCAGCGTGGCTCCGCTACGGCCAGCTCGCCGGGCAGCAGTTCCAGACGTGGCTCGAGGCGGACGGCGACGCGGCCGACCGGTTGCATCGCTATCTCGAAACGCGCGTGCTGAACGCGCGTGCGGATGCGCCGCCGCCCGCGATCGTCGTGCGCGCGTGGATCGGCGCGAACGGCGCCGTCACGCGCGTCGAGTTCGCGTCGCTCGGCGATCCCGATGCGGACGCGACGCTGCGGCAACTGCTCATGGCCGGCCCGCTGGCGGAGTCGCCGCCGCCCGACATGCTGCAGCCGCTGCGTGTGCGCCTGCGGCTTGCACCGAATCCCGACGCGCAGGCCGCTGCCCCGGCTGCGGCGTCAGCGGCGGCGCGTGCGCCATGA